A stretch of DNA from Candidatus Cetobacterium colombiensis:
TGAGGTCTTTTGAGTTATATGACATGTCTATTCACCTCATATAACATTATACACATTTATAGTGTGTATGTCAAAGCTATTTTCATAATTAAAAAGCTACGCGAGGCCTTATCTAATCTCTAGTTTACAAAATGTAATTATAGTAACTAGAAAATTCATATTTATTACTTTAGAATTCAAGTATATACATCCTTAATACCTTGACAAATAAAAAATTATAAGGTAATTAAATAGTATAATTTTTTAATTTAGGGGGAGGACTATAAAATGAAAACAAAATTTTTAAGTTACTTTTTAATTTCTACAATTTTATTAGGAAATGGAATGAAAGATGGAGTTTATATTGGAACGGGGAAAGGGTACAAATCAGATATTAAAACTGAAGTAATAATAAAAAATCAAAAAATAGAAGATATTAAAGTTATTTCAAGTAGTGATACAAGTATAATTTCCGACGCAGCTTTTAATAATATAAAAAAAGATATAATAGAAACTCAAGGTTTAGGTGTTGATATGGTGGCTGGAGCAACATCATCAAGTAATGGATTTTATAGAAGTATTATAGAAGCACTTAAAAGTTCAGGTGCTAATATTTCAGAATTAAGAAAAATTAAAAAAGAAAAAGTATTAAAAAAAGAAAAGAGAGAATTAAATACAGATGTTTTAGTTATTGGAGGAGGAGGAGCTGGACTAGCTGCTGCTTCATCTGCTACTGAAAATGGGGCTAATGTTATTCTAGTTGAAAAAATGAGTTTTTTAGGTGGAAATACTATTTTAGCTGGAGGAGCTTACAATGCTGTAGATCCTAAAAGACAAAAACCAATGAATATTGAAGATTCAAATGAACTTTTTTATAAACAAACTTTTGAAGGTGGGGATAAGAAAGGGAACCCTAAGCTTGTTAAAATTTTAACTGATAATGCTTATTCAGGTATTGAATGGCTTGAGGGTAAGGGAATGAAATTTAAAGATGATGTATTTACAGTTTTAGGTGCTCTTTATCCAAGAAGTCATAAGCCTATAGATCCCGTTGGAACTGGTTTTATCTTAACTTATGAAAAGTTTTTAAAAGAAAACAATGTTCCAATCTTACTAGATACACAAGCTAAAGAACTAATTATTGAAAATAATCGAGTTGTTGGTGCTGTAGTTGAAACTCCTGAAGAGATATTAACTATTAAGAGCAAAAATGGTGTTATTTTAGCCACTGGAGGTTTTTCTAAAAATATTGAGTATAGAACAAAGTATAACCCTAAATTAACAGAAAATATATTATCTACTAATACTCCAGCTGCCACAGGAGATGGAATTAACCTTTCACAAATGGCCAATGCTAATCTAATAGGAATGGAAGATATTCAAATGCTACCATTAGGAGATCCTAAAACAGGAAGTTTAAGTGGAAATATTGAAACAACTGTTGAAGATAGAATTTTTATAAATAAAAAAGGGAAACGATTTGTTGCTGAAGATGAGAGAAGAGATGTTATGACCAATGCTCTTTTAAATCAACCAGATGCATTATTATATGTTATTGTAGATTCACAAGTCTATCCAAATGAAAATGATAAAAATAATTTTAATGAAAGCATTAAAGAGTTAGTTGATGAAAATAGAGCTATTAAGGCTGATTCTTTAGATGAATTAGCTAAAAAACTTGAGATAGATCCTGAAGTTTTAATAAAAACAATAAAGGATTACAACTTAGCTGTTGATAAAAAATCTGATGAATTTGGTAGAAAATTATTTGGTAAAAAAATAGAAAAAGCACCATTTTATGCTGGAGCTAGAATTCCAACAATTCATCATACAATGGGTGGAGTTGAAATTAATGAAAATGCTGAAGTTTTAAATAAAAATGGAGAGATTATAGAAGGGTTATTTGCTGCTGGTGAAGTTACAGGTGGTATTCATGGAACAAATAGACTTGGTGGAAATGCCTTAGCTGATATAACTGTATTTGGAAGAATTGCTGGAGAAAAAGCTGCTAATAATAAATAACTAAAAAATTTAGAGTAATATTTTATATTTTTAGGGATGATTAAAAAAATCATCCCTTTATTAATTTTAGATTTTTTTTATAAATATACTTGAAATTATAAAATCTAAACTATTTTTTATTACCTTAACTCTAGTTTATAAAATACAATTATCTTAACTAAACATCTTATACTATCTTTGACTAGTGTAAATGTTAAAATAAAATTATTGACTTTTACACTTTCTTGGAAAATATATATTTGAAGAAAGAAAAATAGAAGTCAAGCATTAGGACATAATTCAGTCATATCTTTGCAAATATCTAAAATAATAGGAATAGTCCTAGGAGCTTTTGCAAATCTATTTGTACTATTTGTCTCTTGTTCAATCATGCCATATCTTATAAGATAATCAGGACTGGAAATAGGATTTTGTTTCAAAAATTCTCTCACTTTAATTCTTTTTTGCTTTTCTTCTTCAGACATATTTCTTCTCATAAAAAAACCTCCAAGTTAGATAATTTAATATTACCCCAACTTGAAAGTTTATATAAATATTTAATTAGATTCAGATGATTTATATTGAGTGTATATAGGATATATAATTTTTTGATTAATTAAATTTATAAGTTAAGCCAATATATCCACACCACATATTATGTGATTGTTTTCCATTAACTCCACCAAAGTATTTAGAGTTTTTGAAGTCTCTTTTTTCATTTTCATATCCAATGCTTATGAAAGTTGAGAAATCTTCATTTATGATATAGTTAGCCATTAATTCATATCTGATTCTATTTCCAAATGTAGCATCCCAGCTTTTTTTGTAATTACCATCAATTTTGTCGTCTACATTTTTATCTAAAGTTAATCTGATTCTAGGCATAACTGTTAATTTTTCATTAACAACATAAGGTGTCATAATTCTAATTTGGGTTTCAACCATTTCGTAGTTATCATAAAATTCTCCAATATTATAAATTGTAGGATTTATAGAAAGTTTTTCAGTTAAAGAAAAAGTTGGACCAAATTCAAATTCCCAGAAGTTTCCTTTTGAATTTTTACCATTGCTTTTATCTTTATCATGACCAATAACAGCCCACCCAGTAAACATATTATCATAGTAGTTCCAGTCAGTTCCAAGTTCAATCCTATCTCTCCTGAAATTATCAGCTTGTTCATTTCTGTATTTAATATGAAAACCTTGCTTTTCAAAGAGTTGATACCTAACTTTCCAATCAACTTTAGTCATATCTCTTGTAGATTCTTTAAAAGAGTATACATCCCCATTGTATCTTCTTTCAACATTTAAATCTAAAGTTAGTCTGTCTTTTGAAGCAGCAACCCCAGTCCCTAAGAAAAGTCCATCTTCAGAATTACCAACTTTCTCCATTTTATTTGGAGCTCTTCTGACTTTAGATGAGTTTTGAATATCCTCTGTTTCTAAATAAAGTCTTCCAGTAAAATACCATTTACTATCTTGAGGAATAATGATTTCAGATAAAACCTCAGTTTGGGTATTATAAATTTCCTCAGTTAAAGTTGTTTCAGCAAAAGTGGTATTACTGATTACAGCTAAGGCTGCAAGTAAATAAAGTGATTTTTTCATAGTTTTTTCTCCCGTGTTTTAAATCTATATTTTTGTTATCTTGATAATTTTGCTACTATAATCTCCAAGGTTTTCTAAATTCTTAGAATCATGAGTATCTATACCAATTTTTCTAAATTTAATACCAGAATACATAAGTTCATCTCCGTAGAAAATTTCTCCTAAGATGTCTTCATGCTCAATTTTATATTTAAAATCTGGATTTAATCCAGCAGCGAAAGCTTTATCAAAACCTGGATTTGGAATAGAATGAATTCTATAAACACCTAAGATAGCTTCTGATTGATCTTTATTTACCATAATCCAAGATACATTTTGGAACCCATTTTCAAATGGTGATTCAATTCTATGGAAAGTTCCAAATTGTAATAATTCTCTATTTTCTTTAAAAAATTCTATTTGTCTTTTAACAGAATTAGCTTCATCATCCGTTATATGATTTAAATCAAGTTCATAACCGAAAGCACCAAAGAATGCAACATTTGCTCTAGTATCAATAGATGTGATTCTACCTGTTTGATGATTAGGAACAGCTGATACATGAGCTCCCATAGACGATATAGGATAAATTATTGATGTACCATATTGTATTTTTAATCTTTCAACAGCATCAGTATCATCACTTGTCCATATCTGTGGCATATAATAAAGCATACCAGCATCAAATCTATTTCCACCACCAGCACAAGATTCAAATAAAATATGAGGGAACTCAGTAGTTAATCTTTCCATTAAGTCATATACTCCAAGAATATATCTATGTGCGGTTTCACCCTGTCTTTTACCTTCTAAAACACCAGACCATACATCAGTCATATTTCTATTCATATCCCACTTAATGTAAGATATTTTAGATTCTCTTAATATTTTTGAAAGTTTTTCATAAAGGTAATCTCTAACTTCAGCTCTACCTAAATCTAGGGTTAACTGATTTCTACTTAAAGTTGGTTTTCTATTTGGTATAGAAAGAGCCCACTCAGGATGCTGTCTATAAAGATCTGTGTCAGGATTTACCATTTCAGGTTCAAACCAAAGACCAAATTTCATACCCATTTCATCTATTTTTTTAGAAAGTCCTTCTACACCACTAGGTAATTTTGATAAATTACTCCACCAGTCACCTAGTCCAGAAGTATCTCCATTTCTAGTACCAAACCAACCATCATCTAAAACAAAAAGTTCTACTCCTAATTCTTTTGCTTTTATAGCTATTTGAACTATTTTATCTTCATCAAAATCAAAATATGTAGCTTCCCAATTATTTATTAAAATAGGTCTAGCTTTATGTTTCCATTCTCCTCTAATAAGATTATTTTGATAGAATTTATGATAATTTTGACTAAGTGCATTAAGTCCAGAGTCTGAGTAACACATAACAA
This window harbors:
- a CDS encoding flavocytochrome c; protein product: MKTKFLSYFLISTILLGNGMKDGVYIGTGKGYKSDIKTEVIIKNQKIEDIKVISSSDTSIISDAAFNNIKKDIIETQGLGVDMVAGATSSSNGFYRSIIEALKSSGANISELRKIKKEKVLKKEKRELNTDVLVIGGGGAGLAAASSATENGANVILVEKMSFLGGNTILAGGAYNAVDPKRQKPMNIEDSNELFYKQTFEGGDKKGNPKLVKILTDNAYSGIEWLEGKGMKFKDDVFTVLGALYPRSHKPIDPVGTGFILTYEKFLKENNVPILLDTQAKELIIENNRVVGAVVETPEEILTIKSKNGVILATGGFSKNIEYRTKYNPKLTENILSTNTPAATGDGINLSQMANANLIGMEDIQMLPLGDPKTGSLSGNIETTVEDRIFINKKGKRFVAEDERRDVMTNALLNQPDALLYVIVDSQVYPNENDKNNFNESIKELVDENRAIKADSLDELAKKLEIDPEVLIKTIKDYNLAVDKKSDEFGRKLFGKKIEKAPFYAGARIPTIHHTMGGVEINENAEVLNKNGEIIEGLFAAGEVTGGIHGTNRLGGNALADITVFGRIAGEKAANNK
- a CDS encoding alpha-galactosidase codes for the protein MNIFFNSNNMEFHLQNDKISYIIKVLGTGDLGHLYFGKRLNHRENFSNMLQIFEHQVPYTPEQIDGVSGFALDTLKQEFPAFGTGDYREPAYVILQENGSRVTDYKFSKYEIFNRKPSLKGLPQTYVENDDEAKTLQITLKDKHLNSEIILSYTIYKNYPIITRNSNIINNGSSPLTLERFLSFNMDIPQKNYEFMHLSGAWARERHVVTTPINQNRISIDSKRGASSSNNNPFIALKEIGADEFKGEYIGVNLVYSGNFLAQVEKDHYDNIRINMGINPFNFSWILEKDETFEAPEVVMCYSDSGLNALSQNYHKFYQNNLIRGEWKHKARPILINNWEATYFDFDEDKIVQIAIKAKELGVELFVLDDGWFGTRNGDTSGLGDWWSNLSKLPSGVEGLSKKIDEMGMKFGLWFEPEMVNPDTDLYRQHPEWALSIPNRKPTLSRNQLTLDLGRAEVRDYLYEKLSKILRESKISYIKWDMNRNMTDVWSGVLEGKRQGETAHRYILGVYDLMERLTTEFPHILFESCAGGGNRFDAGMLYYMPQIWTSDDTDAVERLKIQYGTSIIYPISSMGAHVSAVPNHQTGRITSIDTRANVAFFGAFGYELDLNHITDDEANSVKRQIEFFKENRELLQFGTFHRIESPFENGFQNVSWIMVNKDQSEAILGVYRIHSIPNPGFDKAFAAGLNPDFKYKIEHEDILGEIFYGDELMYSGIKFRKIGIDTHDSKNLENLGDYSSKIIKITKI
- a CDS encoding family 4 glycosyl hydrolase, translating into MRRNMSEEEKQKRIKVREFLKQNPISSPDYLIRYGMIEQETNSTNRFAKAPRTIPIILDICKDMTELCPNA